In bacterium, the following proteins share a genomic window:
- a CDS encoding enoyl-CoA hydratase/isomerase family protein, giving the protein MSLTNWIPTPEFKEYKELFKEHFEMERREDGVLFVCMHTLGGEVQWNAELHRAIWQLFRTIGSDPENEVLIFTAKGDNWMRGFDTDSWAQIEEPAKGGDPKRATYENMFYDGRQMLISLIHDVEIPTICAFPGFGFHSEIGLMMDIVIASDDAIILDDHYGFGLVPGDGIHSCFIELMGIRRASHAMWMGKAIDAKTALDWGLVSELIPKEKLIERAYEIADRLMSQPRVTRRITTQVFRRQWKQRIVNDLDGAFGMEMYVDLATDERHTDEKAQAIIDAEGSELGFLREGRKDGMKFE; this is encoded by the coding sequence ACCAACTGGATCCCCACACCGGAGTTCAAGGAGTACAAGGAGCTCTTCAAGGAGCACTTCGAAATGGAGCGCCGTGAGGACGGCGTTCTATTTGTCTGCATGCATACGCTGGGCGGCGAAGTTCAGTGGAACGCTGAGCTGCACCGTGCAATATGGCAACTCTTCCGCACGATCGGCTCTGATCCGGAGAATGAGGTGCTGATCTTCACGGCCAAGGGCGACAACTGGATGCGTGGTTTCGATACCGATAGTTGGGCCCAGATCGAAGAACCGGCCAAGGGCGGTGACCCGAAGCGCGCGACGTACGAGAACATGTTCTATGACGGTCGCCAGATGCTGATCTCCCTGATCCACGATGTCGAAATTCCGACGATCTGTGCGTTTCCAGGCTTTGGTTTTCACTCTGAGATCGGTCTGATGATGGACATCGTGATCGCCTCGGACGACGCGATCATCCTGGACGATCACTACGGTTTCGGCCTGGTCCCCGGTGACGGCATCCATAGCTGTTTCATCGAACTGATGGGTATCCGCCGAGCATCCCATGCCATGTGGATGGGCAAGGCGATCGATGCCAAGACGGCGCTGGACTGGGGTCTGGTCAGCGAACTGATCCCCAAGGAAAAGCTGATCGAACGAGCCTACGAGATCGCTGACCGCCTCATGTCCCAGCCTCGCGTCACCCGTCGTATCACGACCCAGGTCTTCCGTCGCCAGTGGAAACAGCGCATCGTCAATGATCTGGACGGCGCGTTCGGTATGGAAATGTACGTGGATCTGGCTACCGACGAACGTCACACCGACGAGAAGGCGCAAGCCATCATCGACGCCGAGGGTTCTGAGCTGGGCTTCCTGCGCGAGGGTCGCAAGGACGGCATGAAGTTCGAATAG